Genomic window (Microcaecilia unicolor chromosome 8, aMicUni1.1, whole genome shotgun sequence):
ACTTTGGttgtaaaaattacaaaaataaactttattagccaaaagaTAGcaaggagaaagggactcgacacagctgtgtttcggccatacaggcctgtgtcaggagtctatacaaataaaaatacatacattATATGAAATTGATAAACAACATAAAGTAATATAAAGAGACAATACAAACATCTAAAACATTGTTCTATTATAAGGTATGTTACAGACATAGGTCATTATCAAATAAACACAAAACCAAAATCAGTAAACACATATTGACTTAATAAACCTCTTGCATATCACAAAGGAAATACTTCTAGAAGAGTGCATGATATAGGAATAATAGATGAAAATCcagacaaaaaatgtttaaatcatATTCTATTACCTATAcacagaatcaaacatataaacggtgagtgaccgtactcactcgcaaatgcgcagtagagacttccctctctgccccacccccgcttcaatacgggggcaggacagagagggaagtctctactggcatgctgcagacgtcggaaccgctccccctccccccctcccccagagtcgccgccgcccctccatctggcccgagcactgtgaacttacatcagcatgcagcagcaggcacatcagcaaagctgccgtcgggcttccttctctgcctttgtcccgccctcgccaacgttatgtcacacgagggcgggacacaggcagagaaggaagcccgccccgacggcagctttgctgatgtgcctgctgctgcgtgctgatgtaagtttacagtgctgctcgggccgggtggaggggcagcggcggcgactctgggggggggggctcggaaaccctccccccaattccaaacgtagcccgttttcacgggctcaacggctagtagtaTATATTTATCTCTAAAATGATCAAACACTATGGGCAATCTGTAATGCACAAATAAATCAATTAAAAACTAATAAATATGCAGTCAATGTACAGTAGCAAAACTGAATAACCAATCAAGTGTTAAACGATTTTTTATATGATTCAACACACAATTCTTAACAAGAGAGTGAAAGATCCTTATTCAGATGGTGATGTCTGTCATAGTTTGTATTATCATTTGGGAGTATCTTGATGTGCTTGTTTTGTTATTAACAAGAGTGTTTGAACAACACTGTGATTTCAGCTTTTAAGAGCTGGAAAAAGTTAAGGTTATCACAGAGGCTGGTACAGCATTGAATCTCCTTGGCTTTGTCATGTTTCCACCAGTTTCTGAATCCTATTTAGACTTTGAAGAATTGGTACATAGATGCCGTCTTGGATGAGGCTTTACCTCACCAGGTAGAGTGTAGTCAACTTTATCAGTCAAGCAAGAAAAGCTAAAAAGATGCTCAATTGTTATCACCAGTAGGAAAGGTTATGATGACAGAAACATTAAAATATCTATTAAGCTGGtacaagaaaacagcaaggcagcaaTTTCCCTAAAGGTAACAGCTCAGGGGCAAGTAGTCATACTATGAAACTGGAGGAAGAGCAAATACTCATAGTTCTTTATTGAAAGGGTAGTGCTTACCTGGAATCACCTAGAATCGGGAGTGGGAGTAACTAAAACATTGAATCAGACTTAAGATATAGACAGAAGGTGGAggtaagggagagagagaggatcaGAGAAGGGTATGCCATGACAGTATGTAGCAGCAGCTAAACACTGGGCCAAGAAGGTGGTGCTATCTGATGGTTTTTCAGCTGATATTTTACAGAAAGAAGGGACAGACctatatggttttcaaagctttggATAACGCCCACTCTGGCTCAGTGAAAGAGATCATAGCCAGCAGGGAATGTACgccgaaaaaaaaaaggcagacaaTTGTAGGATAATGCACCTTTGCACTGCAAAATATACAGAAGGTGTATGTGAGTTATACATTTGGAATGGTCTGGACATGGCTATTTTACAGGCACATTGACGAGTAAAGGGGAGATTTGCAGGTACCTCTCTGGGGTTTGATTGCTTCAAAGAATGGCCCCAATATTTACTGCTCGTCACAAAAGGAAAATACGAGACTTAACGAGATAAGTTTGTTCATCTACATGTCCCTGCCACGGTCCTGTAGCATGGTGAAGACTTTCATACTGATCTGTAATGTTACaggtcccttcttcctctttcatACAGTTACATTGGGCCTGGATTTGAACTTACTACTTCTATGGCTTCACCTCCCACACCCAGCAGAGCGGAAGCCTCGCTCTTACTCTTCGCCACGTTGCTGGGGCTGCTGCTTTCAGTGACCATCTGTGTGATCTGCAAAAAGTAAGTGTTCATCTATATGTAGTATTCATTTAGTACTCTTATACGAATGCAGTATATCATTTTCCTATATTATGTCTGTGGTGCATATAATATTGTATGGTGTACAATATattctctctccctttttctgcCAGGAAACGAAGGAAAAAGAAGATTCTAGTAGATAGGGTGAAGTTAGTGGATGTGGTAAGTGCATGCATTGTTCTCTCTCAAACTTTTTCATCCTTAATTTTTTAAGAATTGTACAAAGATGGAATTGCTGGACAGGCCAGTTTTCTTTTGAATTAATTTCCTTTCAGATTTTATTTAATTCCAGTTTCACAACTTGCCAGTACATAGAGAATGGcacagggataaaatttgtccctgtccctgtccccacccccaccccatcatcgtgggttctgtctctgtccccaccctgtcCTCTTGGGTTctgtgtccccaccccatccccgcaggccccatGTCCATCCCCGTCCCATCCCCGAGGGTCCcatctctgtccccgccccatccctgcagtttctgtcactgtccccgccccgtcccgtctctgtgggctctgttctcatctgcagaagcctcaaacacttatcattttatatttaaatctttttattaaagaaaaaaaggaacaatatgctgtgcaactgttgcgtataaattacaaatagaaaacaataataacaatgagcaactataataaaccctccaaccaccaccaccaccaccaccctctacccttctaactccaacaatagctgacttctactaccccaaggaatcctaatccaccctgttaaaatgtccaggggtacaaaatacaacctgttctgtatgccctagaggggagaaatatgccctatgaagcactgttatgatttttttaaatctgtggatgaataagaagtcatcaacaatctcagaattcagtctagctctcctgtcttccacagtccctcctgtcTTCtgagaagatgtgctggtagcaggatgatgtacaggatcccccatgcaaattttgctagctgtggccagcatgtttgcttgcttttcccaaaaataaaaatattgttgtctgcatcaatcaaacataaataatagtCCAATTCATTAACTGGCTTTAAATTaggaaaatgacacagggacaaaatttgtccccatcctcacgggctctgtcccctccccatccccgcggATACTGCGGGtgcccgtccccatgtcattctctatcagTACAGTTACTGTAAATATGAAAAGCCCAACCATCCCATCCCACTCTTGCAGAAAATTTCACAAGCCTTTCTCATATCCCTAATTCCTTCTGCTTCTGAAACTTCAACATATTTAAGAACTTTCCAGAGTGTCCTTAGTCAAGAAGCAGAAGTATTGCATATAACTGAAAATTTTCCCTCTTCTTTTGTCCTTTTTTTGACTGTGTCTCTttatgtgttcttttttttttagtcactGGTGAGACAGACACAGCTCCGATCTCTTAGTAAATCTGACACCAAACTGCATGAACTTAAGCGTGTCCAAGCTAGAGAGCGACGTGAGTCAACCCTCTCTGTTTTCTTAGAATGGTGATTAGTGGATGTGTTTTCAGGGCTTGCTGGGCTTCAGGGTAAGGGGGCCACAGTCAGAGCCCCTAATCTGTAAGGGCATATTGGCGGTACCAGCTGTATGATAAGGCAAGCAAGGGCTGTCAACCATGGTACTGTGTAGTAAGAGGTGCCTCCATCTACAATGAGCTGTCCTAAGTATAACTGGATGCCAGAGCACATAAGTgaggggggtggaagaggagtaTGCACAAGCTGGGAAAAGGAAATCCACTTCCTACCAATCTGAGGGTGGGCAGAGTAAGGCCATATGTAACCTCACCTTCTGCTAAAATCCTCCCCAAGAACCAGAAGTGGGAACCAGCCAGGAAGGGCCACCACTGACCATTCTCACCACAGAACTGGCCGTGGGATATTTGTGTAGTGAGAGGGGTTTATGTTAAGAGGTGCAAAAATCTAAGGGGCCGGTGCATGGGGGTGATTGATGATGTCAGATAAtaaaatagtgtgacaaggcaaTGACCAGAGTTACAGGGATGCCAGGATACACAGGACTGAACTATCAGAAAGAAAGAGGTGATAATCTCTGATGTACAGATTGTTTGTGAGACTGCACTTCTGAAAGGATGTGGACAGGCTAGACACAGTCCAAAATGGTGTGGGGTGTGTACCAAAAGTTATGATCTATGGATCTAAATACATATTATCcagaggagaggaggagaaaaattATGATGAAGACGTTCAGATACTTTCAAAGGTATAAATCAAGCATACGAAGCAAACCTTGTTCAAAGGAAAGAATTCTCTAGAGCAGGAAGTCATAGCAAAACAAAAAGTGACTTGGAGAAATACTGCAACCCTGAAATCGGCTAAGCTTTTGAAGTCTGAATCTACTAATTTCATTTGATATTTCCCTTTCCTTGGAATAGgggtgccaagggggggggggggggcaagattccctgggcccggcctccaaaggGAGCCCGGctccagaaggttctgctccctcggtctgtctaTTTCCTGCTCCTATGTGTCGGGACCCAGGTTATGGTGATTgcacaaaggagcaggagagtgacaaactGAGTGAGGAGCAGATGCAGAAATGTAAGAAGGCCGGGGGGTGGTGATAGCTGGAGTTGAGAGGGCtgcggcagccctgccccaggcccagctctgtctctctatGGCCCTGCCTTGCAAATATTAATATTTTTCTCTCATCTATTTTGCTTACTAATCTATGCACATCAGCAGAATAGGAAAAACGCTTTGCTCTGACATAACTAAATATATTCTGGGAACCCTCAATGGCAGGGTCTCATCCTTCAGACTCCTTCACTGCCAAAGACTCTAGTAACTATAATGTCCCTTTTTCTACTGTGCAGATCAGAGACCAGCTAGCATGGATTTCCTGTGCCTGTCAGACTTTGGCAGAGAATATCCACTACAGGGCTCAGGCTCCAACATTCTGCAGCACAGACAGTTGCCCCAAACCCCACTCTGTAACCCTTCGAATACTGCATTAAGTGGTGAGCACACATACTCCAACCTACGCTTCACTATCCAGCCCAAGGCTGACCCATCTGTGTTCTATGAGAGTGTGACAGTGACAGAGGCATCACCACTGCCGGGCACACAGGAGCGATGCAACCCTGCAATGGCAGCTGTCAGGCAGGAGCAGGAAGTAATCTCGGAGTACGCTGGTGTGACGAAGAGCAAGAGAGCCCAAAAGGAAAGGGAACTTGAAGGAGCAGCTTCTGAGAACTCCCCTAGCCAATCAAGGACTCTGCGGTACAGGGAAGCTGGGATTGGTAATGCCACAGCAGAAAAGGTAAATGAAATCCAACTTCTATTATACAAAAGTTTGAGGTGAGTAACAATAAGATTGAATAAAAACACAAAATCCAATATTTCAAAGAAAATCAGTTGTGTCTTACTAACAGTATTCACTGActaattgtttatttttttcttaaataacTCCTATTTGCCAATCTCATAAACTGCTAAGTGGATCACAATAGAAATAtaccaagtaaaaaaaataaaatctaatattatataaaaaaaatcactcaTCTTACTAAACAACAAACTTAAACTGAGTGTCATAAATATTTAATACTACTCCTGCTTGCTCATCTCATAAAACACTCATatctttaattttatttgaaCAAATTATTTCTTTCTCTTAACTGTTGTGCAAGCCCATGCCATTCTAATGAGGTTGAGCTCCCAGCTATGGATGTCACATTCTGGAATCTACTGCCTGAAAGTGaagctacttacctgtagcatgtattctccgaggacagcaggccttattgTCTCACAAGTAGTAACATGGCCCATGTTGCCCTAGTCTGGCACTTATAACAAGATTTAAACAGCTTTGTGGAGCGTGAGCCACACTCCAATGTGCATTGGGCTGGCTGGCTGGattcacatcaggctctgcaacttagattaaatctacattttctgcttatttacaacccaagcttttactgacttctgctcagtctgtgttgaggcaccagtcctcaattttactcagaacttcttccatttatttttggctggagaaaggaaattttatctcccctaaataactctcctcatgctctGTGATTGGAGCTGGGtccttatttacatctatccttcctctgagacaataaagaaaaagcctacagcaacctgcatcaattggaccatccaaggatatcagaaccagaaactctaaagttcat
Coding sequences:
- the LIME1 gene encoding lck-interacting transmembrane adapter 1, with the translated sequence MASPPTPSRAEASLLLFATLLGLLLSVTICVICKKKRRKKKILVDRVKLVDVSLVRQTQLRSLSKSDTKLHELKRVQARERHQRPASMDFLCLSDFGREYPLQGSGSNILQHRQLPQTPLCNPSNTALSGEHTYSNLRFTIQPKADPSVFYESVTVTEASPLPGTQERCNPAMAAVRQEQEVISEYAGVTKSKRAQKERELEGAASENSPSQSRTLRYREAGIGNATAEKVEEMYSTVCKKRPHNPAPPSPENIPDVETCPVLTPYTPDSMVVFPEYGLQKAKIGACSEALRDPAYEAIDVIWKKKGTSSAANYCPQENFYESISEVREGL